One region of Termitidicoccus mucosus genomic DNA includes:
- the trpA gene encoding tryptophan synthase subunit alpha, translating into MDRIAQTFARARSENRACFIAYLCAGDPDFDTSLAASRAVLQNGVDILELGVPFSDPLADGLTNQLAAQRALASGITAEDVLKLVRRLRAEFPGTPLVFYTYYNLVFTHGVDAYVRRAREAGLDAMLVLDLPPEESGEFAAACERHGMKTVLIVAPTTPDARIEIIGKAATGFIYYASREGVTGVRDQLAADIPQAVARIKARTALPVVVGFGISTRAHVAGVAAHADGAVVGSALVNCIRDNLDRREKIPAAIGAKSRDLSSGVSRAGVAA; encoded by the coding sequence ATGGATCGCATCGCACAAACCTTCGCCCGCGCCCGTTCCGAAAATCGCGCATGTTTCATCGCGTATCTCTGCGCCGGCGATCCCGATTTCGACACCTCCCTCGCCGCCTCCCGCGCGGTGCTTCAAAACGGCGTGGACATCCTTGAGCTCGGCGTGCCGTTCTCGGACCCGCTCGCCGACGGGCTCACCAACCAGCTCGCCGCGCAGCGCGCCCTCGCCTCCGGCATCACCGCCGAGGACGTGCTCAAGCTCGTCCGCCGCCTGCGAGCGGAGTTTCCCGGCACGCCGCTGGTTTTCTACACCTATTACAATCTCGTCTTCACGCATGGGGTGGACGCCTACGTGCGCCGCGCGCGCGAGGCCGGCCTGGATGCGATGCTGGTGCTCGATCTGCCGCCCGAGGAATCCGGTGAATTTGCCGCCGCCTGCGAGCGCCACGGCATGAAAACCGTGCTGATCGTCGCGCCCACCACGCCCGATGCGCGCATCGAAATCATCGGCAAGGCCGCGACCGGCTTCATCTACTACGCCTCGCGCGAAGGCGTGACCGGCGTGCGCGACCAGCTCGCCGCCGACATCCCGCAAGCCGTGGCCCGCATCAAGGCCCGCACCGCGCTGCCCGTCGTCGTGGGGTTTGGCATCTCCACCCGCGCGCATGTCGCCGGCGTGGCCGCGCACGCCGACGGGGCCGTGGTCGGCAGCGCGCTGGTCAACTGCATCCGCGACAATCTCGACCGGCGCGAAAAAATCCCCGCGGCAATCGGCGCCAAAAGCCGCGACCTTTCCTCCGGGGTGAGCCGCGCCGGTGTCGCAGCGTGA